Proteins encoded together in one Psychrobacter sanguinis window:
- a CDS encoding RelA/SpoT family protein: MQNLPKLSHHLVDEAQRNLMRAVSYLNDAEKKEVLEACAYGDQAHIKDKRKSGEPYITHPIAVAEILAGFRLDRDTIIAAILHDTVEDTEVTSEEIIKRFGVTVERLVDGVTKLKSSNHNKRQNKAATFHKIMSATLDDPRVLIIKLADRLHNMSTLDSVRPEKQKSTASETLEFYVPFARLMGMNDIADYMEILCYRNLDPVMYTKMSDKLLQHGLGRKYQKENIQQYLNYVMDKHHISGHVRALENTVIMYRQFFRNRGEIDDLLRHYAFEIVTNTIEECDSLAGYLIKKYRISEKFVEDNIRHPLPGGNQSLTLTYRRDNDIIQVTLLTRKMEAVSRLGVIGADQASELSRSVIKASLRNMKELIDYDNESGHKEGDPDYDDMVSTIDELISYLNSRKILCYSPKGRAYELPRGATALDFAYAVGPKVGNVAVGANINGKKAKLGSILKAGDTVEIEVDSDAKPKAEWLGIVVTSKAQRSLKRWFSSLPIEEQQQHGKQALDRALKTYGKSLEDLTEADWQDLLKWQNIDNKEALYESMCAGALLPQLVVSRLFSDDVTKTHEQARKKGFDRPNQLLSNANGVEVHFAGCCRPIFGDPIIGHLTMHGLVLHRHRCYSIVDKYADKPYELVQLNWYSEEQIEKSIEHPSERPHFTAYLKINLALNDEQVSHVLYTLRQLNIGIEKMDVRSDSTIIHVIVRSRSHVLEGIEALRPHVGFGSIRRLYRL, translated from the coding sequence ATGCAAAACCTGCCTAAGTTAAGCCATCATTTGGTAGATGAAGCACAGCGCAATTTAATGCGCGCTGTGTCATACCTTAATGACGCTGAGAAAAAGGAGGTCTTAGAGGCCTGTGCATATGGCGATCAAGCCCATATTAAAGACAAAAGAAAATCCGGTGAACCTTATATCACCCATCCTATCGCTGTTGCCGAGATTTTAGCCGGCTTTAGATTAGACCGTGACACCATTATTGCCGCAATTTTGCACGATACAGTAGAGGATACTGAGGTCACTTCAGAAGAGATTATCAAACGTTTTGGGGTAACAGTAGAACGCTTAGTAGATGGGGTCACCAAACTAAAATCCTCCAATCACAATAAGAGACAAAATAAAGCCGCGACTTTTCATAAGATTATGTCGGCCACTTTAGATGATCCTAGAGTGTTAATTATCAAATTAGCTGACCGTTTGCACAATATGTCTACTCTAGACTCAGTGCGTCCGGAAAAGCAAAAGTCGACCGCTTCTGAAACTTTAGAATTTTATGTGCCTTTTGCCCGACTAATGGGCATGAATGACATCGCTGACTACATGGAAATCTTGTGTTATCGCAACCTTGATCCGGTGATGTATACCAAAATGTCGGACAAGCTTCTACAGCATGGCCTAGGTAGAAAATATCAAAAAGAGAATATTCAGCAGTATCTTAACTATGTGATGGATAAACATCATATCTCGGGACATGTTCGTGCCTTAGAGAACACCGTCATTATGTACCGTCAGTTTTTCCGTAACCGTGGTGAGATTGATGACTTATTGCGTCATTATGCTTTTGAAATTGTGACCAACACCATTGAAGAATGTGATTCATTGGCCGGTTACCTGATCAAAAAATACCGAATTTCAGAAAAATTTGTTGAAGATAATATTCGTCACCCTCTACCCGGTGGTAATCAGTCGCTGACTTTGACCTATAGACGCGATAACGACATCATTCAAGTGACGCTGCTTACTCGCAAGATGGAAGCGGTATCTCGTTTAGGGGTGATTGGTGCAGATCAGGCGTCTGAGCTTAGCCGATCTGTGATTAAAGCCTCATTACGCAATATGAAAGAGCTCATTGATTATGATAATGAAAGTGGCCATAAAGAAGGCGACCCCGACTATGATGACATGGTTAGCACTATTGATGAGCTTATCTCTTATTTAAATAGTCGAAAAATCTTGTGTTATAGCCCCAAAGGTCGAGCTTACGAGTTGCCACGAGGCGCAACCGCTTTGGACTTTGCCTATGCGGTGGGTCCTAAAGTAGGTAATGTGGCAGTGGGTGCCAATATTAATGGTAAAAAAGCCAAGCTTGGCTCTATTCTTAAAGCAGGTGATACGGTAGAAATTGAGGTAGATTCAGATGCTAAACCTAAGGCGGAGTGGTTAGGTATTGTGGTGACCAGTAAAGCCCAACGCTCACTGAAACGCTGGTTTAGTAGCTTACCTATTGAGGAGCAACAACAGCATGGGAAGCAAGCGTTAGATCGGGCGTTAAAAACGTACGGAAAATCACTTGAGGATTTGACTGAAGCGGACTGGCAAGATCTATTAAAATGGCAAAATATCGATAACAAAGAAGCGTTGTACGAAAGTATGTGCGCCGGCGCTCTGTTACCACAGTTGGTGGTCTCTCGCTTATTCAGCGATGATGTGACCAAAACGCATGAGCAAGCGCGTAAAAAAGGCTTTGACCGTCCCAACCAATTATTGTCTAATGCTAACGGGGTTGAGGTACATTTTGCCGGCTGTTGTCGCCCGATATTCGGTGATCCCATTATTGGTCATTTGACCATGCATGGCTTGGTGTTACACCGTCATCGCTGTTACTCTATCGTCGACAAATATGCTGACAAGCCTTATGAGTTGGTTCAACTTAATTGGTATAGTGAAGAGCAGATAGAAAAAAGTATTGAACATCCAAGCGAACGTCCTCACTTTACCGCTTATTTGAAAATAAACTTGGCACTAAATGATGAGCAAGTGTCCCATGTTCTCTATACGTTACGTCAATTGAATATTGGTATTGAAAAAATGGATGTGCGTTCTGACTCAACGATTATCCATGTGATTGTGCGCAGTCGTAGTCATGTTTTAGAGGGTATCGAGGCTTTACGTCCCCATGTGGGCTTTGGTAGTATTCGCCGTCTATATCGCTTATAA
- the gmk gene encoding guanylate kinase codes for MKGSLFIVTAASGTGKTSLVKQLIATTNDLAVSVSHTTREPRPGEIDGQHYHFTDTAKFVEGIQAGEYLEHAKVFDNYYGTSRQSVNQQLDSGMDVILEIDWQGALQVKELYEDVTMIFILPPSKATLRQRLSSRGQDSQEVIEKRLAGAVTEMQQYVHFDYVIINDQFEAALSELKSIIVAKRQTLARQQARYADTINDLISE; via the coding sequence ATGAAAGGTTCACTTTTTATTGTCACTGCTGCTTCAGGTACCGGCAAAACCTCATTGGTTAAACAGCTTATCGCCACAACGAACGATCTGGCAGTAAGCGTCTCACATACCACACGCGAACCTCGCCCTGGTGAGATTGATGGTCAGCACTATCACTTTACTGATACCGCTAAGTTTGTCGAGGGTATTCAAGCAGGTGAATACCTTGAACATGCCAAAGTTTTTGACAACTACTATGGAACTTCTCGGCAGAGTGTTAACCAACAGCTAGACTCTGGCATGGACGTTATTTTAGAAATTGATTGGCAGGGTGCTTTGCAGGTCAAAGAGCTTTATGAGGATGTGACAATGATATTTATCCTACCGCCTAGCAAAGCCACTCTACGTCAACGTTTATCATCACGCGGTCAAGATTCTCAAGAAGTTATCGAAAAACGCTTGGCCGGTGCCGTCACTGAAATGCAGCAGTACGTGCACTTTGATTATGTGATTATTAATGATCAGTTTGAGGCCGCTTTGTCTGAACTTAAATCTATTATTGTCGCTAAACGTCAAACTCTCGCCCGTCAACAAGCGCGTTATGCAGACACTATTAATGACTTAATCAGCGAGTAG
- a CDS encoding cation diffusion facilitator family transporter produces the protein MIVMTSHNSNHHSDHSHSHGHKPVHDHNPPHFHDEPEARDMSKQRKTLLFSFILITVFMLVEAAGGVLTNSLALLSDAGHMLSDAVALGATLLAFKIGEKEANNQKTYGYKRFEILVAGANGATLIIISLMIVWEAIGRFSSPPDIASKGMLIIATIGLTVNLIVAYMLHRGGASHSHDHEDPESGVQNLNMHSAYLHVLGDLLGSVAAIIAALAMMWMGWWWADPVASIIVAVLILVSGYRVVKASTHILMEGTPEEISLDEVKQTIESHDHIITVHDLHIWTITSGLHALSCHVVVDGDMRILQASELIHELEHSLEELGINHTTIQVESIEHPHNRLDAIVCSLEEADSMAGGHSHLGHSHH, from the coding sequence ATGATAGTCATGACTTCTCATAATTCTAATCATCATTCGGATCACAGTCATAGTCACGGTCATAAGCCCGTTCACGATCATAATCCTCCTCACTTTCATGATGAACCTGAAGCCCGTGATATGAGCAAACAGCGAAAAACCCTACTGTTTAGCTTTATCTTAATTACGGTATTTATGTTGGTGGAGGCCGCGGGTGGTGTCTTAACAAACAGTTTGGCTCTGTTGTCAGATGCAGGTCATATGTTATCTGATGCGGTTGCGCTAGGGGCTACTTTATTGGCCTTTAAAATTGGCGAAAAAGAAGCCAATAACCAGAAGACGTATGGCTATAAACGATTTGAAATTCTGGTCGCGGGTGCCAATGGGGCGACTTTAATCATCATCTCCCTGATGATCGTTTGGGAAGCTATTGGACGCTTCTCTTCACCGCCTGACATTGCCTCAAAAGGCATGTTAATTATTGCCACCATTGGTTTAACCGTTAACTTAATAGTGGCCTATATGCTGCACCGTGGTGGTGCTTCTCACAGTCATGACCATGAAGATCCTGAATCAGGTGTCCAGAACCTTAACATGCACAGTGCTTATCTACATGTGTTGGGCGACTTACTGGGTTCAGTAGCTGCCATTATTGCGGCACTAGCGATGATGTGGATGGGCTGGTGGTGGGCTGACCCCGTCGCCTCTATAATCGTGGCTGTTTTGATTTTAGTGAGTGGTTATAGAGTGGTAAAAGCCTCTACCCATATCTTAATGGAGGGTACTCCAGAAGAGATTTCATTGGATGAAGTGAAACAGACTATCGAGTCTCATGATCACATCATTACCGTTCACGATTTGCATATTTGGACTATTACCAGTGGTCTTCACGCTTTATCTTGTCACGTGGTAGTCGATGGCGACATGCGTATCTTACAGGCCAGTGAATTGATTCATGAGCTTGAGCATAGCTTAGAAGAGCTGGGTATTAACCATACAACCATACAAGTTGAGTCTATTGAGCATCCGCATAACAGACTTGATGCCATTGTTTGCTCTTTGGAAGAAGCAGATAGCATGGCTGGTGGTCATAGTCATTTAGGTCATAGCCATCATTGA
- a CDS encoding primosomal protein N' has translation MLIRVALPVPLYREFDYLPSSNNTNSANTLTDSASNVAALPPIGGRVQVSFGRQTLIGIVVDHIDSNQSDVPLNKLKAIKQVIDTAPILDLQMLSLARWLASYYHYPLGDVLSVMLPTLIRQGKPLDMLVTHWRILPNVSEDDFHSNAHKQKQQFAMLKLHGEHGASEDTLLLEGMERPFLKRLEENGLIERFLEEQAAPRPVTLAKMPLTLNEQQQQAVDKIGATAKQAKYGGFLLNGVTGSGKTEVYLQTMQAILEAGKQVLVLVPEIGLTPQTRARFAARFAANILLLHSGLNVTQRLHGWEDCRQGRAQIIIGTRSSILHPFADLGLIVVDESHDQSYKQQDTLRYHAADVALYRGYQLGIPVVLGTATPSLEHLKLVQDGKLTELLLTQRAGNAKEATMQLVDARDTPTKYSDSPAAPTQQASLLPNLKGSQNTGLTDDTIVAIRETLEAGEQVLVFLNRRGYAPILLCEACGWQADCVRCEAHMTVHHSQLNTQQPSYLKCHHCDWQASIPLACPDCASVNLNAVGMGTTRLTESLHALFSNPQTSKKTYPIIQIDRDTTRKKDSWEDIYRRINSGNPAILVGTQMVAKGHHFPNVTLVCLPNADRGFLSPDFRSPEHTAQLIVQVAGRSGRGSKPGKVLIQTVQPENPLLRKLVRDGYQPFALELLKERKMLGLPPYTYGALIRCEAKTLRQATQVLKDAIAIMPPHELAILGPIDAPMKMKNSRYHSQLLLLSKQRPQLHQLLNFWWPQVLQLPSAKYLKLTLDVDPIGW, from the coding sequence ATGCTTATTCGTGTCGCCCTACCGGTGCCTCTTTATCGTGAATTTGATTACCTCCCCAGCTCTAATAATACCAATAGCGCCAACACCCTTACAGATTCTGCCAGTAATGTGGCTGCCCTGCCTCCTATTGGAGGTAGAGTACAAGTTTCTTTTGGCCGTCAAACCTTAATTGGGATTGTGGTCGATCATATCGATAGCAATCAAAGCGATGTCCCATTAAACAAACTTAAAGCCATAAAGCAAGTCATTGATACTGCTCCTATATTAGACCTACAAATGCTTTCTTTGGCACGTTGGTTGGCCAGTTACTATCACTATCCTTTGGGAGATGTACTCTCGGTGATGCTGCCTACCCTTATTCGTCAGGGTAAACCCCTAGATATGTTGGTTACGCATTGGCGTATCTTACCCAATGTCAGCGAAGATGACTTCCACAGTAATGCGCATAAGCAAAAGCAACAGTTCGCCATGCTAAAACTGCATGGTGAGCACGGTGCCAGTGAAGATACCTTACTGTTAGAGGGTATGGAACGTCCATTCTTAAAGCGCTTGGAGGAAAATGGCTTAATTGAGCGTTTCTTAGAAGAGCAAGCCGCGCCGCGTCCGGTCACACTCGCCAAGATGCCGTTGACCCTTAATGAGCAACAACAACAAGCCGTAGATAAGATAGGAGCGACCGCCAAACAAGCGAAGTACGGCGGGTTTTTGCTGAACGGGGTAACTGGCAGTGGGAAAACTGAAGTATATCTGCAAACCATGCAAGCTATTTTGGAAGCTGGCAAGCAGGTGTTGGTCTTAGTGCCTGAGATTGGCTTAACCCCACAAACAAGAGCCCGTTTCGCCGCTCGTTTCGCCGCCAATATACTGCTGTTACATTCTGGATTAAATGTGACTCAGCGACTACATGGCTGGGAGGACTGCCGTCAAGGTCGTGCTCAGATTATTATTGGTACTCGCTCCTCTATCTTGCATCCCTTTGCGGATTTGGGCCTTATTGTGGTGGATGAGTCTCATGATCAATCTTATAAGCAGCAAGACACACTGCGCTATCATGCGGCTGATGTGGCCTTATATCGAGGCTATCAACTGGGTATTCCCGTGGTACTCGGCACCGCTACCCCATCACTTGAGCATCTCAAGCTGGTGCAAGATGGCAAATTGACCGAATTGCTACTAACGCAGCGAGCCGGTAATGCCAAAGAGGCCACTATGCAGTTGGTCGATGCTCGCGATACCCCGACTAAGTATAGCGACTCGCCAGCGGCTCCTACTCAGCAAGCATCTTTATTGCCCAATCTCAAAGGCTCACAAAACACCGGACTCACTGACGATACTATTGTGGCCATCCGCGAGACGCTAGAAGCGGGCGAACAAGTATTGGTGTTCTTGAATCGCCGAGGATATGCCCCTATATTACTGTGTGAAGCATGTGGCTGGCAGGCAGATTGCGTCCGCTGTGAAGCACATATGACCGTACATCACAGTCAGCTCAACACACAACAGCCAAGCTATTTAAAGTGTCACCATTGTGACTGGCAAGCCTCTATTCCTCTAGCCTGTCCAGATTGTGCAAGCGTCAATCTAAATGCTGTGGGCATGGGCACCACTCGGTTAACCGAAAGCTTGCATGCTCTTTTTTCCAACCCACAAACCAGCAAAAAAACCTACCCTATTATTCAGATTGACCGCGACACCACACGAAAAAAGGACAGCTGGGAGGACATCTACCGCCGTATTAATAGCGGCAACCCTGCTATCTTAGTTGGGACTCAAATGGTTGCCAAAGGTCATCACTTCCCTAATGTCACATTGGTGTGTTTGCCCAATGCCGATCGAGGATTTTTGTCTCCAGACTTCCGCTCTCCTGAACACACAGCTCAATTAATTGTCCAAGTAGCAGGACGCTCAGGTCGCGGCAGTAAACCAGGTAAGGTATTAATACAGACGGTACAGCCAGAGAATCCATTACTGCGAAAATTGGTACGTGATGGTTATCAGCCTTTTGCATTAGAGTTGTTGAAAGAACGTAAAATGCTAGGCTTGCCGCCCTATACTTACGGTGCCCTTATCCGCTGCGAGGCTAAGACATTACGACAGGCCACTCAGGTATTAAAAGATGCCATTGCCATTATGCCACCGCATGAACTGGCTATTTTAGGGCCGATTGATGCACCGATGAAAATGAAGAACAGTCGCTATCACAGTCAGCTTTTATTGTTATCAAAACAGCGACCACAGTTACATCAACTGCTAAATTTTTGGTGGCCACAAGTGTTACAGTTACCCTCAGCCAAATACTTAAAGTTAACTTTGGATGTAGATCCTATCGGCTGGTAG
- a CDS encoding Rid family detoxifying hydrolase gives MARQTIHTDKAPAAVGAYSQAVKIPSAGGSLVYISGQLGFDPETMELREGFDAQAAQVMDNIEAICEAAGGKLSDVVKFNVSLTDLNDFAALNAVFAERLAEPYPARAAVQVAALPKGGIVEIESILFIED, from the coding sequence ATGGCACGTCAAACTATTCATACCGATAAAGCGCCTGCAGCCGTTGGTGCCTACTCACAAGCGGTTAAAATCCCATCAGCAGGTGGCAGCTTAGTATATATCTCAGGCCAATTAGGTTTTGATCCTGAAACTATGGAACTTCGTGAAGGCTTTGACGCTCAAGCTGCTCAAGTGATGGACAACATTGAAGCCATCTGTGAAGCAGCCGGTGGTAAACTAAGCGATGTGGTTAAATTCAATGTGTCACTGACTGACTTGAATGATTTTGCGGCTTTAAACGCTGTTTTTGCTGAGCGTTTGGCGGAACCATATCCTGCCCGTGCTGCAGTACAAGTTGCTGCTCTTCCTAAAGGCGGCATTGTTGAGATTGAATCTATTTTATTTATCGAAGATTAA
- the serA gene encoding phosphoglycerate dehydrogenase, with protein MALSLEKDKIRFLLLEGLHENSLKVLNDAGYTNIEYLSHALDPDELAEKIKDAHFIGIRSRTQLTRDILEKAEKLIAIGCFCIGTNQVDLEAAREFGIPVFNAPYSNTRSVAELVLAEAIMLYRGIPEKSTVVHRGGWGKSAKNSHEVRGKVMGIVGYGSIGSQLSVLAESLGMKVIYHDVMTKLPLGNAVQVGSLEELLQNADIVTLHVPDLPSTRYMMKKEQFDLMKEGSYFINAARGTCVEIDDLAAALESGRILGAAIDVFPKEPKSAEEEFESPLRKFDNVILTPHIGGSTQEAQANIGLEVAEKFVRYSDAGDTTTSVNFPEVSVPVKEGSHRLLHIHKNVPGVLSQINSSFASAGINILAQSLMTEGDVGYLVMDVDNRNSQEALDKLRDIKETIRVRVLF; from the coding sequence ATGGCATTATCGCTTGAGAAAGATAAAATACGTTTTTTACTGCTAGAGGGCTTACACGAAAACTCACTTAAAGTTTTAAATGATGCGGGTTACACTAATATTGAATACCTATCGCATGCTTTAGATCCTGATGAATTAGCAGAGAAAATTAAAGACGCTCATTTTATCGGTATTCGCTCACGCACTCAGTTAACGCGCGACATTCTTGAGAAAGCAGAGAAGTTGATTGCGATTGGTTGTTTCTGTATTGGTACCAACCAAGTTGATTTAGAAGCTGCTCGTGAGTTTGGTATTCCTGTATTTAATGCCCCTTATTCTAATACCCGTTCAGTGGCTGAATTGGTATTGGCAGAAGCGATTATGTTGTACCGTGGTATCCCAGAGAAGAGTACGGTAGTTCACCGTGGTGGCTGGGGTAAGTCTGCTAAAAACTCTCACGAAGTTCGTGGTAAAGTGATGGGTATTGTCGGCTATGGCTCAATTGGCTCTCAATTGTCAGTATTGGCTGAAAGCTTAGGTATGAAGGTTATTTATCACGACGTTATGACTAAGTTACCTTTGGGTAATGCAGTACAAGTAGGTAGCCTAGAAGAATTATTACAGAACGCCGATATTGTGACACTGCATGTGCCAGATCTACCTAGCACCCGTTATATGATGAAAAAAGAGCAGTTTGATTTAATGAAAGAGGGCAGTTACTTCATTAACGCCGCCCGAGGCACCTGTGTTGAGATTGATGACTTAGCTGCTGCTTTAGAATCAGGTCGAATTTTAGGCGCTGCAATTGACGTGTTCCCGAAAGAGCCTAAGTCTGCAGAAGAAGAATTTGAATCACCACTGCGTAAATTTGACAACGTTATCTTGACCCCACACATTGGTGGATCAACTCAAGAAGCACAAGCCAATATCGGCTTAGAAGTGGCTGAGAAGTTTGTTAGATACTCAGACGCAGGCGATACCACAACATCAGTGAACTTCCCTGAAGTTAGTGTTCCTGTGAAAGAAGGCTCACACCGTTTATTGCATATTCATAAAAACGTACCAGGTGTTCTATCACAAATTAACAGCTCATTTGCCAGTGCCGGTATTAACATTCTAGCGCAAAGCTTAATGACTGAAGGTGATGTGGGTTATTTAGTTATGGATGTAGACAACCGTAACTCTCAAGAAGCCTTAGATAAGTTGAGAGATATTAAAGAGACCATTCGCGTTCGCGTGTTATTCTAG
- the ispH gene encoding 4-hydroxy-3-methylbut-2-enyl diphosphate reductase: protein MQIYLANPRGFCAGVDRAIAIVNEALTRFEPPIYVRHEVVHNKFVVSDLANRGAVFVEELHEVPDGSIVIFSAHGVSKAVEDEAQRRDLTVFDATCPLVTKVHIEVAKFARDNMDAILIGHHGHPEVEGTMGRFSAQYGGEIYLVENEADVEKLEVSNPDRLAFVTQTTLSMDDTAVVIDALRKKFPNIQGPRKDDICYATQNRQDAVKDLASRCEVVLVVGSPNSSNSNRLRELAERMDCRAYLIDNASEMKKEWFDGVEAVGVTAGASAPEILIQEVLQQLQQWGGDIPDELKGIEENVTFSLPKELRIPVQQVGL, encoded by the coding sequence ATGCAAATTTATCTTGCGAATCCACGTGGTTTTTGTGCAGGGGTTGATCGTGCTATTGCTATCGTTAATGAGGCATTAACGCGTTTTGAGCCGCCTATTTATGTGCGTCATGAAGTAGTACACAACAAATTCGTGGTTTCTGACTTAGCCAATCGTGGCGCAGTATTTGTGGAAGAGCTGCATGAAGTGCCCGATGGTTCTATCGTTATTTTCTCAGCGCATGGCGTTTCTAAAGCTGTGGAAGATGAAGCGCAGCGTCGAGATCTGACAGTCTTTGATGCCACTTGTCCTCTAGTAACTAAAGTTCATATTGAAGTGGCTAAATTTGCACGTGACAATATGGATGCAATCTTAATTGGTCACCATGGTCATCCTGAAGTTGAAGGCACAATGGGGCGTTTTAGTGCTCAGTATGGTGGTGAGATTTATCTGGTTGAAAATGAGGCTGACGTCGAAAAGCTTGAAGTTAGCAATCCGGATCGTTTGGCATTTGTTACTCAGACTACCTTATCGATGGATGACACCGCAGTAGTGATTGATGCGCTGCGTAAAAAGTTCCCTAATATTCAAGGACCTCGTAAAGATGACATCTGCTATGCCACTCAAAACCGTCAAGACGCGGTAAAAGATTTGGCCAGTCGCTGTGAAGTGGTATTGGTCGTCGGCTCTCCCAATTCTTCAAACTCAAATCGTCTGCGTGAGCTAGCAGAACGTATGGATTGCCGAGCTTATCTAATTGATAATGCAAGCGAAATGAAGAAAGAATGGTTTGATGGCGTTGAAGCAGTAGGCGTTACTGCGGGCGCTTCAGCACCGGAGATTTTGATTCAAGAAGTGCTACAGCAATTGCAACAGTGGGGCGGGGACATTCCTGACGAGCTAAAAGGCATTGAAGAAAATGTGACCTTTAGCTTGCCCAAAGAGCTGCGTATACCGGTGCAGCAAGTAGGCTTGTAA
- a CDS encoding MBL fold metallo-hydrolase has protein sequence MQVKSFLHEDTETYTHVLIDETNKLCAIIDPVLDYDFKSAHTGTRSADRVIDYVKQQGLTLQYIIETHAHADHLSAAPHIKQALGGQLVIGKHITEVQKIFKEVFNLDNYFKTDASQFDQLTEEGTEFMLGNIKLSVIHVPGHTPADMAYIAEDTTDSERSLAIFVGDTLFAPDVGTARVDFPGGDVNDLYHSIQKILSLPGDTEIYLCHDYPPEGREHCPVTTVAAEKAENIHVRDGISQAEFAKMRTERDATLEMPRLIIPSVQVNIRAGEFPEPEDNGVRYLKVPINTLQ, from the coding sequence ATGCAAGTTAAGTCATTTTTACATGAGGATACGGAGACTTATACTCACGTATTAATCGATGAAACCAATAAATTGTGTGCCATTATTGATCCTGTATTGGATTACGACTTTAAGTCAGCGCACACGGGTACTAGGTCTGCCGATCGCGTCATTGACTATGTGAAACAGCAAGGCCTAACCTTACAGTATATTATTGAAACACATGCCCATGCTGATCATTTAAGTGCTGCGCCACATATTAAGCAAGCGCTAGGTGGGCAACTCGTCATCGGCAAGCATATCACTGAAGTGCAGAAGATTTTTAAAGAAGTCTTCAATCTAGATAATTACTTCAAAACAGATGCCAGTCAATTCGACCAACTGACGGAAGAGGGTACAGAGTTTATGCTAGGTAATATTAAGCTTAGCGTCATCCATGTCCCTGGCCACACCCCAGCAGACATGGCTTATATCGCTGAGGACACCACAGACAGTGAACGAAGCCTGGCAATATTTGTTGGAGATACTTTGTTTGCCCCTGATGTGGGTACCGCGCGAGTCGACTTCCCTGGTGGGGATGTAAATGACTTATATCACTCTATTCAAAAAATCCTATCTCTTCCGGGCGATACTGAAATCTACCTTTGTCATGACTATCCGCCTGAAGGTCGGGAACACTGCCCGGTAACCACAGTGGCTGCTGAAAAAGCGGAAAACATCCATGTGCGCGACGGTATCAGTCAAGCTGAGTTTGCCAAAATGCGAACAGAGCGTGACGCCACATTAGAGATGCCTAGATTGATTATACCGTCAGTACAAGTCAATATAAGAGCAGGCGAATTTCCAGAGCCTGAAGATAATGGGGTTCGTTATCTAAAAGTGCCCATTAATACCTTACAATAA
- the rpoZ gene encoding DNA-directed RNA polymerase subunit omega, translating into MARVTVEDCLHAVDNRFELVLVASKRAHQLAKGIAEPLVEVNNDKPTVLALREIAAGLVTKDILDQPDHHYATNPLDMALSGGQGF; encoded by the coding sequence ATGGCACGTGTAACCGTAGAAGATTGCTTACATGCAGTAGACAACCGCTTTGAGCTGGTATTGGTTGCCAGCAAGCGCGCCCATCAACTGGCCAAAGGCATCGCTGAGCCTCTAGTGGAAGTCAATAACGATAAGCCGACTGTATTGGCATTACGCGAAATTGCTGCTGGCTTAGTGACTAAAGATATTTTAGATCAGCCCGATCATCACTATGCTACAAATCCATTAGATATGGCATTAAGTGGCGGTCAAGGCTTCTAA